The DNA window TCATCCTTCCGATGGTCGGGGAGTCGTCAGGATATCTTGTCGCCTCCCCTTCCTCCCCTCTGTCTGAGAGCTCTTCCGTCGTCGTCCACCTCACGGAGGAGGACTTTGCCGCCCACCCTGCCCTGCACGACCTTGTCGTCGAGGGGAAGAAGGTGCGGCGTCCCACTGCCTTCTCCTTCCTCCCGCCGCCCGGTGACGACTGGAGTGCAATCGTCCTCAGCAGAGATGAGGAGCAGGCACTGTGGTGGACGTACATGTTTGTGCAGGAGGAGAACGACACCCACGTATCTGTGTTCCTCGAATACGCTGGGACCTATTGCCGCCTGGCACCCTCTCAGGGCTGACCCCTCCGGCACGTTCATCCCCCTCCTTTTCCAAGTATTATACAGATATGCGCCTGCGGCACCTTGAGATGACACTCCAGAAACTCTCCGGATTTCCTGCGCCAAAGCCGGCGCTCGAGCAGTACGCCACGCCGGCGACTGTCGCCGCCCGTCTCCTCCACCATGCCGCGGGGGAGGGTGCGATCGAGGGGAAACGCGTCCTCGACCTCGGCTGCGGCACCGGGATGCTCGCCTGCGGCGCCTCCCTCATCGGGGCCGGAGAGGTCGTCGGGGTCGACGTCGACATGGGGGCCCTGCGGACCGCGCAGGCGAACGCCGCCCTTATCGGTGCGGAGGTCGACCTCGTCTGCGGGGAAATCGGCCCGACCTTCCCTCTCAAGCCCCGGACCTTCGACACCGCCGTCATGAACCCCCCCTTCGGCGCCCAGAAAAAGCACGCCGACCGCCCCTTCATCGACTGCGCCCTCGCCTCGGCCGACGTCGTCTACGGTATCTTCAACGCCGGGTCACGCCCCTTTATCGAGACCTATATCTCCGGCCGCGGCCGGATCACCTCCGCAGTCGAGGGCTCCTTCACCATCCCGCGGACATTTGCCTTCCACCGCCGCGACCGCCTCGATATCCCGGTCGAGATCCTGCGGATCGAGAGGTGTTGAGGTGCTCAAGGAACTGAAGTCGGTTCTTGCCCTCTCCTTTGGCCACCTCGTTATTGACATCTACTCGCCGGTCATCCCGGCCGTCCTCCCCCTCCTCATCGCCACGCACGGCTGGTCGTACTTCCTTGCCGGTCTCCTCGTCGCCGCGTTCAACATCACCTCCTCTCTCCTCCAGCCTGCTGTCGGCTACCTCTCGGACAGGCGGGGCTTTTCCGTTCCTTTTGCCGTCCCCTTCCTCATCGCCTCCCTCTGCATCGGGGCCTTCGGTCTTGTCGGCGACTACCCCCTCCTCCTCCTCTGCGCTGCCCTCGCCGCTTTCGGCGCCGCGACCTTCCACCCCCTCGCCCTCTCGGCAGTGAACAGGGCGAGCAGGAACGAGAACCGGGGGAGGCTCACATCCATTTTCGTTATCGGGGGCAACCTCGGCTTCGCCCTCGGTCCGGTCCTCGCCGGTTTCGCGGTGAGCGCCCTCGGCCTCCCCGGCCTCCTCGTCCTCGCCGTCATCGGTATCGTCACCGCCCTCCTCTCGCCGCTGATCTTCCCCCGCGAGAGTGTCGAAGCCGGACATAAAGTCCGGCCCGCGGTGCGTGAGGCCCCTGCCTCCTACCGGCCTATCGCTCTCATAATCGCCGTGGGGGCGCTGCGCTCCTGGGTGATCTTCTCGGCCATCGCCTATCTGCCGACCTACTTCCACGAGCACCTTGGCGCCGACCTCGTCACCGCTACCACCCTCGTCTCCCTGATGCTCGTCGCCGGGGTTGTCGGGCAGTATGTCGGCGGCGTCCTCTCCGACACCTACGGAAGGAAGGAGTGGACTGTCTTCGGCCTTGCCGCCTCTGTCCCTTTCTTCGTCCTCTTCCTCACTTCGTCGGGCGCCTTCTCGTACGTCGCACTCCTCATCTTCGGCTTCTTCCTCTGGTCCACCTTCTCGGTCACGGTGGCGATGGCGCAGGAGGTGATGCCCGGCAATGTCGGGCTCGCCTCAGGGCTGATGCTCGGCCTTGCCGTCGGTGCGGGCGGGATTGGCGTCGCCGTCTCCGGTGCGATAGCCGACGCCTCCTCCCTCGGGACTGCCCTCGCCACCCTCCCCCTCCCGATTGCCGCGGCCCTCCTCCTCGTCTTCGCCGTCCCGTACCCCTGGAAGGCGCTGGCCGGGATGAGGGTGTCGGGCGGGCGGGGATGAGGGGGGTTTCCTCGATCTCCACTTTGGGTGGGATCCGGAGTCCCCTGCGATGGAGGAGACTGATCCACCGCCTTCCCCACAATATAGGCCGGGGGCTTTTCGAAAGCCTCTGGCTTTCTCAAGCTCGCTGACGCTCGCTGCCCCCGGACCCCCCCTTGCGATTGGTCCCGGGAAGATTGAGCAGAGATCCTGAAACGTGAGACTGCCATCCACCCCCAATCCTGACCGGGGAACGAGCGTCAGCGAGTTCGAGAAGACCATAGGTCTTCGAGGGCGGGGGCATAGTCCCCCGGCGTAGGCACACCAGAACTGGAATTTTTCAGGGTCGAAATCTCAGAAAACCAGGATTAACCAAAAAAAGAGAGGCGGCCCCCCAAACTACCTCTTTGTTCCGTGATCCGGTCTTTTATGCGTCCGTCTTCTGGAAATAGAGGCGGCAGTGGCACTGCCCTTCGTTCTCCACCTCGTCCCGATGGTAGATGCAGGGGCAGACGATCTTTTTATCCTCCTCGGCATCGCCGCTCCTGAGGCGGCAGGGGCAGTACTGCTCGCCGAACCGGATCGTGTTCCGTGCAAGCCCCCTGATCACGGTCTGCAACTGTTTGCCGTCCGGGTTGAGCGTCCAGCCGTTTTTCAGGGCGTAATCCTTTGCCCACTTCAGGATCTGCTCTTCGAGTTCTTCCTGTGCGATATCTGTCATCGCGAGACTATCGGCCGGAGGAGATAAATTCTTTTGCGGGGCGGCCCCGCGTGAAAAAAAGAGGGATCAGTCCTGTTCCTCGATCGTCTTGATCATGGAAAGGAAGATCTTCTTCCCGTCGGCAGAGCCGAGCACCTCTTCTGAGGCGCGCTCCGGGTGCGGCATCATGCAGAGGACGTTTTTCGCCCTGCCGCCGATGATGCCGGTGATGTTCTCCGCTGCGCCGTTCGGGTTCACCGCCGGGGTGACATTCCCTGCCTCGTCGCAGAACCTGAACACGACCCTGTCCTCCGCGTTGAGGCTTGCGAGGGTCGCCGGGGTTGCGACGTACCGCCCCTCCTTGTGGGCGATCGGGATCCTGACCACCTCGCCCTTCTTATACAGGCGGGTGAAGGGCGAGTCCGCAGTCTCGACCCGCAGGCAGACCGGCCTGCAGATGAACTTCGGCGTGGCATTGGTCGTGAAGGTGCCGGGCACCATCCCGCTCTCCGCCCCGATCTGGGCGCCGTTGCAGATCCCGAGGACAAGCCTGCCTGCATCTGCATGGCGGCGGATCGCGTCCATCACCGGCGTCCGTGCGGCGATCGCCCCGGCCCTCAGGTAGTCGCCGTAACTGAAGCCGCCCGGAATGACGATAGCGTCATAGTCCTGCTTCAGCCCGTCCTTGTACCAGACGAGGTCGCAGTCCACGCCGCAGACGTCGGCAAGGACATACTGGACATCGCGGTCGCAGTTGCTCCCTCCGAACTGGACCACCGCGAACTTCATGCTGCGACCTCGACCTCGTAGCGGTGGATGACCGGGTTCGCGAGCAGGCGCTCGCACATCTTCTCGGCCTCGGCCTGTGCGGCGTCGGCGCTTGCGGCTTCGAGGGTGACGAAGAAGACCCTCGCGGTGGAGAGGGACTCAGTCGTGAATCCAAGGTTCGCGAGGGCGTGCTGGATCGCACGCGCCTCGGGGTTGAGCATCCCGTCTTTCAGGGCAATCGTGATCTTGGCAGTGTACTTCATCATTTCACTCTCCGGTGAGGCGCCGTACGACCTCGGCATAGGTGGCCATGACGTCCCCCTTGTCGAAGCGGTAGACGTCTTTGTCCATCGAAGCATGGCTCTTCTTGTCCCACAGGCGCATCGAGTCCATGGAGATCTCGTCGCCGAGGAGGATCTCATCACCGTGGCGGCCGAACTCCAGCTTGAAATCGACAAGGTCGAGGCCGATTTTGTCGATCTTCTCCTTGAGAAGGTCGTTGATCTTGAGGGCGGCCTTTTTGACCTCTGCGATCTCCTCGGTGGTCATGAAGCCGAGGGCGACGATAATCTCGTCGTTGATCATGGGGTCGTGGCGGGCGTCGTCCTTATAGTCGAGGACGATCACCGGCGGGTTCAGGGGTGCGCCCTCCTCGAAGGGGTAGTTCCTGACAATGGAGCCTGCGGCGATGTTCCTGACGATCACTTCGACCGGGATCATCTTCAGGGGCCGCACGATCATCGTCGTTTCGTCCTCCATCCGGACAAAGTGCGTCGAAACGCCGTTCTCCTCCAGGTACCTGAAGAGATACGCC is part of the Methanofollis sp. genome and encodes:
- a CDS encoding METTL5 family protein; translation: MRLRHLEMTLQKLSGFPAPKPALEQYATPATVAARLLHHAAGEGAIEGKRVLDLGCGTGMLACGASLIGAGEVVGVDVDMGALRTAQANAALIGAEVDLVCGEIGPTFPLKPRTFDTAVMNPPFGAQKKHADRPFIDCALASADVVYGIFNAGSRPFIETYISGRGRITSAVEGSFTIPRTFAFHRRDRLDIPVEILRIERC
- the purQ gene encoding phosphoribosylformylglycinamidine synthase I, with product MKFAVVQFGGSNCDRDVQYVLADVCGVDCDLVWYKDGLKQDYDAIVIPGGFSYGDYLRAGAIAARTPVMDAIRRHADAGRLVLGICNGAQIGAESGMVPGTFTTNATPKFICRPVCLRVETADSPFTRLYKKGEVVRIPIAHKEGRYVATPATLASLNAEDRVVFRFCDEAGNVTPAVNPNGAAENITGIIGGRAKNVLCMMPHPERASEEVLGSADGKKIFLSMIKTIEEQD
- a CDS encoding MFS transporter codes for the protein MLKELKSVLALSFGHLVIDIYSPVIPAVLPLLIATHGWSYFLAGLLVAAFNITSSLLQPAVGYLSDRRGFSVPFAVPFLIASLCIGAFGLVGDYPLLLLCAALAAFGAATFHPLALSAVNRASRNENRGRLTSIFVIGGNLGFALGPVLAGFAVSALGLPGLLVLAVIGIVTALLSPLIFPRESVEAGHKVRPAVREAPASYRPIALIIAVGALRSWVIFSAIAYLPTYFHEHLGADLVTATTLVSLMLVAGVVGQYVGGVLSDTYGRKEWTVFGLAASVPFFVLFLTSSGAFSYVALLIFGFFLWSTFSVTVAMAQEVMPGNVGLASGLMLGLAVGAGGIGVAVSGAIADASSLGTALATLPLPIAAALLLVFAVPYPWKALAGMRVSGGRG
- the purC gene encoding phosphoribosylaminoimidazolesuccinocarboxamide synthase; its protein translation is MTEQEPIYRGKAKSVFRSDNPDELIVKFRDDITAFDGAKKDELAQKGAYNARVSAYLFRYLEENGVSTHFVRMEDETTMIVRPLKMIPVEVIVRNIAAGSIVRNYPFEEGAPLNPPVIVLDYKDDARHDPMINDEIIVALGFMTTEEIAEVKKAALKINDLLKEKIDKIGLDLVDFKLEFGRHGDEILLGDEISMDSMRLWDKKSHASMDKDVYRFDKGDVMATYAEVVRRLTGE
- a CDS encoding ferredoxin-thioredoxin reductase catalytic domain-containing protein; this encodes MTDIAQEELEEQILKWAKDYALKNGWTLNPDGKQLQTVIRGLARNTIRFGEQYCPCRLRSGDAEEDKKIVCPCIYHRDEVENEGQCHCRLYFQKTDA
- the purS gene encoding phosphoribosylformylglycinamidine synthase subunit PurS, with the protein product MKYTAKITIALKDGMLNPEARAIQHALANLGFTTESLSTARVFFVTLEAASADAAQAEAEKMCERLLANPVIHRYEVEVAA